GAGCTGTGGGTGGCTTGGCCTTGGAGGCCCCGCCGATATCCGGTCGGGCCTTCTCACGACCCTGGATCTCCTCGCTCTGCAGGTCCAGGTTCCCCAGCACTCGGCGGCTCTTTTCTTTGGGGGCtttggccttggccttggccctGCCCTCACGGGGCCGCCGCCCCACACTGTCCTTACAGGCCCGCCTGTGCCGCCGGTGCTCCTTCTGGTGCTCCTTCTGCCGCCGCCTGCTGCCCCCGGGGCCCGCCgccgccccacccccctcctccttggcctgAGCTGGGGGCAGCAGTCGCTCAGCCCCACCGTCCGCTGGCTCTGCCGTGTCCACTGAGTCCGCCGGGTCTGTGGCGCTCCGGCCCACCCGCTCCACGAGGGTCTCACAAGCCCGACTGATCTCTTCTAGCACCTCAGACTCAGAGCGAgcagggggcagaggcaggggtgggggcggcggggcgggggtcaCGGGGCCCGGGGCTGGCTCTTCGCCCGCCCTGCGCTCCCGGGCCCAGGGCCCGCCTGAGGTAGAGAACTGAGATGACGAGGAAGcggagggctgtggggagccctgGGCGCTCGGGGCCGCTGAGGTGGGCAGCGGGGCGGTAGCACCTGATGCGGGACCAGGGGAATACTGAGTGGTGGGCAGGGGCCCAGGCCGGGTGGAAACAGCTGCTCCAGTCCCCCGGTAACAGTACTTCTGTCCCTCCAGCACGGAGGCCAAGGACTTGAGCAGGGTGGCCGGGCtggctggtgggggtggtgggggtggcagcggctgtggcgggggtggggtggggaacttGGCTAGAGGCGGCGGTGGTGGCAGGGCTGGTGGTggcttcttctcctcttcctgggtggccgtggtggtggtggcggtggtggcagcagtggtggcTGGGGCTGTGTCAGTGGGGAATGGAGGCTGCAGAGATGCAAAGGGCTCCTTCAGGGGAGGCGGGGGGACCACGCCTGCCTCCTGCTGTTGCTGCTCCTCCTCCTTGCGAATGGATTCGTCCAGCATCTTCATGATGTTGGCCAGGCCATCAGGTAGGATCTTGAATTCAGCTGGCTCCTCAAACTGGTCCTCCAGCGGGGTAGGGGGGAAATCAAAGAGTCGAGGGCCTCGGGCAGGCAGCTCCCCAACCCTGGGCGGCACAGGCTGGGGGGCTTTATTCAGGGGGCCTGGGGATGGCCCTGGCCCCACCTCGGGGGTCTTTGGGAAGGAGACCCTGGGCCGAGGGCTCTCCGGGCGCCTGAAGCTTCCTGAGGTATTTTGGTGGcaagaggagggaggggctggaggcagggcaAGAGTCAGGGGTGCAAGAGGTGGGTCCTGGGGGCTCCGTGTTGGGCTGGGGGGCCGGGGAAGGGGGTCCATACTCCTGGCCAGATAGGGAGGCGGGGGGAAGGACACAGGCCCAGTGGGGCTGCTGCTGTGGCTGccactgttgctgctgctgctgctggtggttgggggagtgggaggggtgtGCGAATCCTGAGTGCCCACAGAAAAGCGGGGGACCGGAGGCCCCAAGAAGCCCTcgcggtgggggaggggtgggggcggagggcgGGGGCGTCCCTCAGCCCCGAAGAAGAGCTCCTCTAAGATCTCTCCATCCTCTCGGGCTGCCCGGCAGGCTGGGCCCTTCAgccaggcaggagggggtggggggcgtaaGAGGCGGGGAcaagggggtggaggaggtgaggaggggccAGGTGGCAGGGACAGGTGGGGAGTGGCGGCAGGAGCCGCCAGGAACGGCTTCCGACTACTGTGCGCCGAGGGCCCCAGGCGGCCTTGGTGAGAGGAGACCTCCAGCGCGGGAGTTTGGTAATGGTCAGCGCCGGGCTGCAAGTGTAGGACAGCCGTGGTCAGAGGGCCGCTCCAGCCACCCCAGACCAGCTCccctcatcccccccccccccacctgcagCTGTCACTCACGATGCCTGGGCTCGGCTCCACGCCCCGGAGACCcgtgttgctgctgctgctgctgctggtgccgGGGAGGCCGGGGGGCCGGGAAGGGGCGTAAGGCACGCAGGCGGTGGTTGCTGCTGGTGAAACGCTGGAGTCCATCCGCGACCTCTGAACTCTGCTCTCTCTAAGGTCACTTCCGGGGGGACGGGTGGCAGGCGGGCAGCCATGGCTCTCTgctcctggggggcgggggcctgggcctgggcctgggggtgCAGCTGGGACCAGCCGGTGGCCAGGGGGGTGCGCAGGGTAGGCCGGAGCTGGGTATGGAAACGGGTGAGGCAGCGAGTGCCGCTGCTCCTGTGGGTGAGACGTGAGGACCCTGCATGAGCGCAGAGGACACGGAGACTTGAAGGTGAGGGGCGAGGGGCCACAGAGAGGTACTCACCTGGCGCTCTGGGGGTGCTGAACCCTTGCGCTCGGGGCCCCAGGCATCTCCATGCAGGGTACTCCACAGCCCTGGCTTGGGCAGCTGAAACGGAGGGCTGGTGGGTaggccaggcaggggtgggggtgggggtggagggggtgggggtggggggggtggtaaTGGCGGCGGAGGCAGcggcagccctgggggaaggccAGTCTGGAAGAAAAGAGAGTGTGAGAATCCCACTGGgcgccccagccctgcccactcaCGGCTGGCCTGCCCACATACGGTCATACCTGCTCAGAGTTGCAGCCCCTCCTGCGCTTGCCTCCAGGGCTGAGGCCCTCCTCCCCCGAGGGCCCTGAGAgtgctgcagggggcacaggctgcACCACGGGGGGTTCAGCGGCTCGCTTCACTGGGGGACCCCCCCGCTTGGCCCCATAGTTCCATTTGTGCTGAAGacaaaaagaggagagagaatggcACAGGTGCAGACCTGGCCCAGTCCTCCTCCCTAGCCCACCTAACCCCAGCCTCACCTCAAGGTGCAGCAAGTTCCACACTTGCTCCAGAGGGGGCAGGACCTTGG
The DNA window shown above is from Hippopotamus amphibius kiboko isolate mHipAmp2 chromosome 17, mHipAmp2.hap2, whole genome shotgun sequence and carries:
- the KDM6B gene encoding lysine-specific demethylase 6B isoform X5 yields the protein MHRAVDPPGARAAREAFALGGLSCAGAWSSCPPHPPPRSAWLPGGRCSASIGQPPLSAPLPPSHGSSSGHPNKPYYVPGTPTPRPLHGKLESLHGCVQALLREPAQPGLWEQLGQLYESEHDSEEAIRCYHSALRYGGSLAELGPRVGRLQQAQLWNFHAGSCQHRPKVLPPLEQVWNLLHLEHKWNYGAKRGGPPVKRAAEPPVVQPVPPAALSGPSGEEGLSPGGKRRRGCNSEQLPKPGLWSTLHGDAWGPERKGSAPPERQEQRHSLPHPFPYPAPAYPAHPPGHRLVPAAPPGPGPGPRPPGAESHGCPPATRPPGSDLRESRVQRSRMDSSVSPAATTACVPYAPSRPPGLPGTSSSSSSNTGLRGVEPSPGIPGADHYQTPALEVSSHQGRLGPSAHSSRKPFLAAPAATPHLSLPPGPSSPPPPPCPRLLRPPPPPAWLKGPACRAAREDGEILEELFFGAEGRPRPPPPPLPHREGFLGPPVPRFSVGTQDSHTPPTPPTTSSSSSNSGSHSSSPTGPVSFPPPPYLARSMDPLPRPPSPTRSPQDPPLAPLTLALPPAPPSSCHQNTSGSFRRPESPRPRVSFPKTPEVGPGPSPGPLNKAPQPVPPRVGELPARGPRLFDFPPTPLEDQFEEPAEFKILPDGLANIMKMLDESIRKEEEQQQQEAGVVPPPPLKEPFASLQPPFPTDTAPATTAATTATTTTATQEEEKKPPPALPPPPPLAKFPTPPPPQPLPPPPPPPASPATLLKSLASVLEGQKYCYRGTGAAVSTRPGPLPTTQYSPGPASGATAPLPTSAAPSAQGSPQPSASSSSQFSTSGGPWARERRAGEEPAPGPVTPAPPPPPLPLPPARSESEVLEEISRACETLVERVGRSATDPADSVDTAEPADGGAERLLPPAQAKEEGGGAAAGPGGSRRRQKEHQKEHRRHRRACKDSVGRRPREGRAKAKAKAPKEKSRRVLGNLDLQSEEIQGREKARPDIGGASKAKPPTAPGPPPAPAPSAQPTPPAAPVPGKKAREEAPGPPGVSRADMLKLRSLSEGPPKELKIRLIKVESGDKETFIASEVEERRLRMADLTISHCAADVVRASKNAKVKGKFRESYLSPAQSVKPKINTEEKLPREKLNPPTPSIYLESKRDAFSPVLLQFCTDPRNPITVIRGLAGSLRLNLGLFSTKTLVEASGEHTVEVRTQVQQPSDENWDLTGTRQIWPCESSRSHTTIAKYAQYQASSFQESLQQEEKESEDEESEEPDSTTGTPPSSAPDPKNHHIIKFGTNIDLSDAKRWKPQLQELLKLPAFMRVTSTGNMLSHVGHTILGMNTVQLYMKVPGSRTPGHQENNNFCSVNINIGPGDCEWFAVHEHYWETISAFCDRHGVDYLTGSWWPILDDLYASNIPVYRFVQRPGDLVWINAGTVHWVQATGWCNNIAWNVGPLTAYQYQLALERYEWNEVKNVKSIVPMIHVSWNVARTVKISDPDLFKMIKFCLLQSMKHCQVQRESLVRAGKKIAYQGRVKDEPAYYCNECDVEVFNILFVTSENGSRNTYLVHCEACARRRSAGLQGVVVLEQYRTEELAQAYDAFTLQQTQGPGSGGGGGHIRVPSRLPAARPAGADARGSCCT
- the KDM6B gene encoding lysine-specific demethylase 6B isoform X2; translated protein: MHRAVDPPGARAAREAFALGGLSCAGAWSSCPPHPPPRSAWLPGGRCSASIGQPPLSAPLPPSHGSSSGHPNKPYYVPGTPTPRPLHGKLESLHGCVQALLREPAQPGLWEQLGQLYESEHDSEEAIRCYHSALRYGGSLAELGPRVGRLQQAQLWNFHAGSCQHRPKVLPPLEQVWNLLHLEHKWNYGAKRGGPPVKRAAEPPVVQPVPPAALSGPSGEEGLSPGGKRRRGCNSEQTGLPPGLPLPPPPLPPPPPPPPPPPPPPLPGLPTSPPFQLPKPGLWSTLHGDAWGPERKGSAPPERQEQRHSLPHPFPYPAPAYPAHPPGHRLVPAAPPGPGPGPRPPGAESHGCPPATRPPGSDLRESRVQRSRMDSSVSPAATTACVPYAPSRPPGLPGTSSSSSSNTGLRGVEPSPGIPGADHYQTPALEVSSHQGRLGPSAHSSRKPFLAAPAATPHLSLPPGPSSPPPPPCPRLLRPPPPPAWLKGPACRAAREDGEILEELFFGAEGRPRPPPPPLPHREGFLGPPVPRFSVGTQDSHTPPTPPTTSSSSSNSGSHSSSPTGPVSFPPPPYLARSMDPLPRPPSPTRSPQDPPLAPLTLALPPAPPSSCHQNTSGSFRRPESPRPRVSFPKTPEVGPGPSPGPLNKAPQPVPPRVGELPARGPRLFDFPPTPLEDQFEEPAEFKILPDGLANIMKMLDESIRKEEEQQQQEAGVVPPPPLKEPFASLQPPFPTDTAPATTAATTATTTTATQEEEKKPPPALPPPPPLAKFPTPPPPQPLPPPPPPPASPATLLKSLASVLEGQKYCYRGTGAAVSTRPGPLPTTQYSPGPASGATAPLPTSAAPSAQGSPQPSASSSSQFSTSGGPWARERRAGEEPAPGPVTPAPPPPPLPLPPARSESEVLEEISRACETLVERVGRSATDPADSVDTAEPADGGAERLLPPAQAKEEGGGAAAGPGGSRRRQKEHQKEHRRHRRACKDSVGRRPREGRAKAKAKAPKEKSRRVLGNLDLQSEEIQGREKARPDIGGASKAKPPTAPGPPPAPAPSAQPTPPAAPVPGKKAREEAPGPPGVSRADMLKLRSLSEGPPKELKIRLIKVESGDKETFIASEVEERRLRMADLTISHCAADVVRASKNAKVKGKFRESYLSPAQSVKPKINTEEKLPREKLNPPTPSIYLESKRDAFSPVLLQFCTDPRNPITVIRGLAGSLRLNLGLFSTKTLVEASGEHTVEVRTQVQQPSDENWDLTGTRQIWPCESSRSHTTIAKYAQYQASSFQESLQEEKESEDEESEEPDSTTGTPPSSAPDPKNHHIIKFGTNIDLSDAKRWKPQLQELLKLPAFMRVTSTGNMLSHVGHTILGMNTVQLYMKVPGSRTPGHQENNNFCSVNINIGPGDCEWFAVHEHYWETISAFCDRHGVDYLTGSWWPILDDLYASNIPVYRFVQRPGDLVWINAGTVHWVQATGWCNNIAWNVGPLTAYQYQLALERYEWNEVKNVKSIVPMIHVSWNVARTVKISDPDLFKMIKFCLLQSMKHCQVQRESLVRAGKKIAYQGRVKDEPAYYCNECDVEVFNILFVTSENGSRNTYLVHCEACARRRSAGLQGVVVLEQYRTEELAQAYDAFTLQQTQGPGSGGGGGHIRVPSRLPAARPAGADARGSCCT
- the KDM6B gene encoding lysine-specific demethylase 6B isoform X4, whose amino-acid sequence is MHRAVDPPGARAAREAFALGGLSCAGAWSSCPPHPPPRSAWLPGGRCSASIGQPPLSAPLPPSHGSSSGHPNKPYYVPGTPTPRPLHGKLESLHGCVQALLREPAQPGLWEQLGQLYESEHDSEEAIRCYHSALRYGGSLAELGPRVGRLQQAQLWNFHAGSCQHRPKVLPPLEQVWNLLHLEHKWNYGAKRGGPPVKRAAEPPVVQPVPPAALSGPSGEEGLSPGGKRRRGCNSEQTGLPPGLPLPPPPLPPPPPPPPPPPPPPLPGLPTSPPFQLPKPGLWSTLHGDAWGPERKGSAPPERQEQRHSLPHPFPYPAPAYPAHPPGHRLVPAAPPGPGPGPRPPGAESHGCPPATRPPGSDLRESRVQRSRMDSSVSPAATTACVPYAPSRPPGLPGTSSSSSSNTGLRGVEPSPGIPGADHYQTPALEVSSHQGRLGPSAHSSRKPFLAAPAATPHLSLPPGPSSPPPPPCPRLLRPPPPPAWLKGPACRAAREDGEILEELFFGAEGRPRPPPPPLPHREGFLGPPVPRFSVGTQDSHTPPTPPTTSSSSSNSGSHSSSPTGPVSFPPPPYLARSMDPLPRPPSPTRSPQDPPLAPLTLALPPAPPSSCHQNTSGSFRRPESPRPRVSFPKTPEVGPGPSPGPLNKAPQPVPPRVGELPARGPRLFDFPPTPLEDQFEEPAEFKILPDGLANIMKMLDESIRKEEEQQQQEAGVVPPPPLKEPFASLQPPFPTDTAPATTAATTATTTTATQEEEKKPPPALPPPPPLAKFPTPPPPQPLPPPPPPPASPATLLKSLASVLEGQKYCYRGTGAAVSTRPGPLPTTQYSPGPASGATAPLPTSAAPSAQGSPQPSASSSSQFSTSGGPWARERRAGEEPAPGPVTPAPPPPPLPLPPARSESEVLEEISRACETLVERVGRSATDPADSVDTAEPADGGAERLLPPAQAKEEGGGAAAGPGGSRRRQKEHQKEHRRHRRACKDSVGRRPREGRAKAKAKAPKEKSRRVLGNLDLQSEEIQGREKARPDIGGASKAKPPTAPGPPPAPAPSAQPTPPAAPVPGKKAREEAPGPPGVSRADMLKLRSLSEGPPKELKIRLIKVESGDKETFIASEVEERRLRMADLTISHCAADVVRASKNAKVKGKFRESYLSPAQSVKPKINTEEKLPREKLNPPTPSIYLESKRDAFSPVLLQFCTDPRNPITVIRGLAGSLRLNLGLFSTKTLVEASGEHTVEVRTQVQQPSDENWDLTGTRQIWPCESSRSHTTIAKYAQYQASSFQESLQEEKESEDEESEEPDSTTGTPPSSAPDPKNHHIIKFGTNIDLSDAKRWKPQLQELLKLPAFMRVTSTGNMLSHVGHTILGMNTVQLYMKVPGSRTPGHQENNNFCSVNINIGPGDCEWFAVHEHYWETISAFCDRHGVDYLTGSWWPILDDLYASNIPVYRFVQRPGDLVWINAGTVHWVQATGWCNNIAWNVGPLTAYQYQLALERYEWNEVKNVKSIVPMIHVSWNVARTVKISDPDLFKMIKFCLLQSMKHCQVQRESLVRAGKKIAYQGRVKDEPAYYCNECDVEVFNILFVTSENGSRNTYLVHCEACARRRSAGLQGVVVLEQYRTEELAQAYDAFTLAPASASR
- the KDM6B gene encoding lysine-specific demethylase 6B isoform X3 — translated: MHRAVDPPGARAAREAFALGGLSCAGAWSSCPPHPPPRSAWLPGGRCSASIGQPPLSAPLPPSHGSSSGHPNKPYYVPGTPTPRPLHGKLESLHGCVQALLREPAQPGLWEQLGQLYESEHDSEEAIRCYHSALRYGGSLAELGPRVGRLQQAQLWNFHAGSCQHRPKVLPPLEQVWNLLHLEHKWNYGAKRGGPPVKRAAEPPVVQPVPPAALSGPSGEEGLSPGGKRRRGCNSEQTGLPPGLPLPPPPLPPPPPPPPPPPPPPLPGLPTSPPFQLPKPGLWSTLHGDAWGPERKGSAPPERQEQRHSLPHPFPYPAPAYPAHPPGHRLVPAAPPGPGPGPRPPGAESHGCPPATRPPGSDLRESRVQRSRMDSSVSPAATTACVPYAPSRPPGLPGTSSSSSSNTGLRGVEPSPGIPGADHYQTPALEVSSHQGRLGPSAHSSRKPFLAAPAATPHLSLPPGPSSPPPPPCPRLLRPPPPPAWLKGPACRAAREDGEILEELFFGAEGRPRPPPPPLPHREGFLGPPVPRFSVGTQDSHTPPTPPTTSSSSSNSGSHSSSPTGPVSFPPPPYLARSMDPLPRPPSPTRSPQDPPLAPLTLALPPAPPSSCHQNTSGSFRRPESPRPRVSFPKTPEVGPGPSPGPLNKAPQPVPPRVGELPARGPRLFDFPPTPLEDQFEEPAEFKILPDGLANIMKMLDESIRKEEEQQQQEAGVVPPPPLKEPFASLQPPFPTDTAPATTAATTATTTTATQEEEKKPPPALPPPPPLAKFPTPPPPQPLPPPPPPPASPATLLKSLASVLEGQKYCYRGTGAAVSTRPGPLPTTQYSPGPASGATAPLPTSAAPSAQGSPQPSASSSSQFSTSGGPWARERRAGEEPAPGPVTPAPPPPPLPLPPARSESEVLEEISRACETLVERVGRSATDPADSVDTAEPADGGAERLLPPAQAKEEGGGAAAGPGGSRRRQKEHQKEHRRHRRACKDSVGRRPREGRAKAKAKAPKEKSRRVLGNLDLQSEEIQGREKARPDIGGASKAKPPTAPGPPPAPAPSAQPTPPAAPVPGKKAREEAPGPPGVSRADMLKLRSLSEGPPKELKIRLIKVESGDKETFIASEVEERRLRMADLTISHCAADVVRASKNAKVKGKFRESYLSPAQSVKPKINTEEKLPREKLNPPTPSIYLESKRDAFSPVLLQFCTDPRNPITVIRGLAGSLRLNLGLFSTKTLVEASGEHTVEVRTQVQQPSDENWDLTGTRQIWPCESSRSHTTIAKYAQYQASSFQESLQQEEKESEDEESEEPDSTTGTPPSSAPDPKNHHIIKFGTNIDLSDAKRWKPQLQELLKLPAFMRVTSTGNMLSHVGHTILGMNTVQLYMKVPGSRTPGHQENNNFCSVNINIGPGDCEWFAVHEHYWETISAFCDRHGVDYLTGSWWPILDDLYASNIPVYRFVQRPGDLVWINAGTVHWVQATGWCNNIAWNVGPLTAYQYQLALERYEWNEVKNVKSIVPMIHVSWNVARTVKISDPDLFKMIKFCLLQSMKHCQVQRESLVRAGKKIAYQGRVKDEPAYYCNECDVEVFNILFVTSENGSRNTYLVHCEACARRRSAGLQGVVVLEQYRTEELAQAYDAFTLAPASASR
- the KDM6B gene encoding lysine-specific demethylase 6B isoform X1, which translates into the protein MHRAVDPPGARAAREAFALGGLSCAGAWSSCPPHPPPRSAWLPGGRCSASIGQPPLSAPLPPSHGSSSGHPNKPYYVPGTPTPRPLHGKLESLHGCVQALLREPAQPGLWEQLGQLYESEHDSEEAIRCYHSALRYGGSLAELGPRVGRLQQAQLWNFHAGSCQHRPKVLPPLEQVWNLLHLEHKWNYGAKRGGPPVKRAAEPPVVQPVPPAALSGPSGEEGLSPGGKRRRGCNSEQTGLPPGLPLPPPPLPPPPPPPPPPPPPPLPGLPTSPPFQLPKPGLWSTLHGDAWGPERKGSAPPERQEQRHSLPHPFPYPAPAYPAHPPGHRLVPAAPPGPGPGPRPPGAESHGCPPATRPPGSDLRESRVQRSRMDSSVSPAATTACVPYAPSRPPGLPGTSSSSSSNTGLRGVEPSPGIPGADHYQTPALEVSSHQGRLGPSAHSSRKPFLAAPAATPHLSLPPGPSSPPPPPCPRLLRPPPPPAWLKGPACRAAREDGEILEELFFGAEGRPRPPPPPLPHREGFLGPPVPRFSVGTQDSHTPPTPPTTSSSSSNSGSHSSSPTGPVSFPPPPYLARSMDPLPRPPSPTRSPQDPPLAPLTLALPPAPPSSCHQNTSGSFRRPESPRPRVSFPKTPEVGPGPSPGPLNKAPQPVPPRVGELPARGPRLFDFPPTPLEDQFEEPAEFKILPDGLANIMKMLDESIRKEEEQQQQEAGVVPPPPLKEPFASLQPPFPTDTAPATTAATTATTTTATQEEEKKPPPALPPPPPLAKFPTPPPPQPLPPPPPPPASPATLLKSLASVLEGQKYCYRGTGAAVSTRPGPLPTTQYSPGPASGATAPLPTSAAPSAQGSPQPSASSSSQFSTSGGPWARERRAGEEPAPGPVTPAPPPPPLPLPPARSESEVLEEISRACETLVERVGRSATDPADSVDTAEPADGGAERLLPPAQAKEEGGGAAAGPGGSRRRQKEHQKEHRRHRRACKDSVGRRPREGRAKAKAKAPKEKSRRVLGNLDLQSEEIQGREKARPDIGGASKAKPPTAPGPPPAPAPSAQPTPPAAPVPGKKAREEAPGPPGVSRADMLKLRSLSEGPPKELKIRLIKVESGDKETFIASEVEERRLRMADLTISHCAADVVRASKNAKVKGKFRESYLSPAQSVKPKINTEEKLPREKLNPPTPSIYLESKRDAFSPVLLQFCTDPRNPITVIRGLAGSLRLNLGLFSTKTLVEASGEHTVEVRTQVQQPSDENWDLTGTRQIWPCESSRSHTTIAKYAQYQASSFQESLQQEEKESEDEESEEPDSTTGTPPSSAPDPKNHHIIKFGTNIDLSDAKRWKPQLQELLKLPAFMRVTSTGNMLSHVGHTILGMNTVQLYMKVPGSRTPGHQENNNFCSVNINIGPGDCEWFAVHEHYWETISAFCDRHGVDYLTGSWWPILDDLYASNIPVYRFVQRPGDLVWINAGTVHWVQATGWCNNIAWNVGPLTAYQYQLALERYEWNEVKNVKSIVPMIHVSWNVARTVKISDPDLFKMIKFCLLQSMKHCQVQRESLVRAGKKIAYQGRVKDEPAYYCNECDVEVFNILFVTSENGSRNTYLVHCEACARRRSAGLQGVVVLEQYRTEELAQAYDAFTLQQTQGPGSGGGGGHIRVPSRLPAARPAGADARGSCCT